The following coding sequences lie in one Porphyromonas asaccharolytica DSM 20707 genomic window:
- a CDS encoding glycogen/starch synthase: MAAKDKKVLYISQEIYPYLPESDLAHVARYLPEHIQNAGHDVRIFMPRYGLVNERRNQLHEVIRLSGINVIVDDYDHPLVIKVASIPSTRIQVYFIDNSDLFGRKSLFGPASEGAPSDNADRSIFFIRGVFEAIKNLRWIPDLIHCLGWFSALAPVYLKTAYKDDPYFERAKVIFSVDGNEEEGVIGDDLIKKLEFDKITGDMLAPLQGEVTPDALRRMAIHYSDGVILGQEKVSPELIEYLRSEPDHKVLEYPGPAAEHPEAYVDFYRSFTE; encoded by the coding sequence ATGGCTGCCAAAGACAAAAAAGTACTCTACATATCCCAAGAGATATACCCTTATCTGCCTGAAAGTGACCTCGCGCATGTCGCTCGTTACCTCCCAGAGCATATACAGAATGCAGGGCATGATGTACGCATCTTTATGCCACGCTACGGACTGGTCAATGAGCGTCGTAATCAGCTCCACGAGGTGATCAGACTATCTGGGATCAACGTCATCGTCGATGACTACGATCACCCACTCGTCATCAAGGTAGCCTCCATACCCTCTACACGTATACAGGTCTACTTCATCGACAATTCAGACCTCTTCGGGCGTAAGAGTCTCTTTGGTCCAGCTTCGGAGGGAGCACCTAGTGACAATGCCGATAGGAGTATCTTCTTCATTCGCGGGGTTTTTGAGGCGATCAAAAACCTTCGCTGGATACCTGACTTGATACACTGTCTGGGGTGGTTCTCAGCCTTGGCGCCTGTCTACCTTAAGACTGCCTACAAGGACGATCCTTACTTCGAGCGTGCTAAGGTGATCTTCTCAGTCGATGGCAACGAGGAGGAGGGTGTGATCGGTGACGATCTGATCAAGAAACTAGAGTTTGATAAGATCACGGGCGATATGCTTGCCCCACTCCAAGGTGAGGTGACGCCCGATGCGCTGCGCCGTATGGCGATCCACTACTCTGACGGAGTGATACTCGGGCAGGAAAAGGTCTCTCCCGAGCTGATCGAGTATCTACGCTCCGAGCCTGACCATAAGGTGCTAGAGTATCCAGGTCCAGCAGCAGAGCATCCCGAGGCTTATGTCGACTTCTACCGTAGTTTCACGGAGTAG